Proteins from one Naumovozyma castellii chromosome 3, complete genome genomic window:
- the RNY1 gene encoding ribonuclease T2 (ancestral locus Anc_8.621) — MWLRNLALSFFSINPESINLSQKRWNISCPLDTPLTCGNETSIADQCCFEYPGGIFLQSQFWNYLPRRAGMNQTELEDELGPLESFTIHGLWPDDCHGSYEQFCDSSLFIDDVYYLLKQFGDEGVELLEKLETYWKSNNGNHESLWIHEFNKHGSCIRNIRPECYERWDSGKKETKKYYSRLAVFDYFNITFTLFDKLNTFEILASKNITPSIERQYSKKEIEEALKTAFGDREVFINCDNRNALNEIWYYHLLNGTILNEDFVPIDSTRNIRFSRCKDEGINYYPKGYIPSKGGKPPSKSKTRGIIRPEIISEDNDLNEKGFLIRDGKWMIKGTPANFELIEATFGNYMLKSRNGYCAVDSNSELRCVYKDKKYASQFDLQYNESEKSTYVGYSGQFEWGTSTKPSGRTRKPVFMWKGNSDGSLNVKINLKFVEL, encoded by the coding sequence ATGTGGCTGAGAAATTTAGCATtatcattcttttcaattaacCCTGAATCCATCAATTTATCGCAGAAAAGGTGGAATATTTCATGCCCCCTCGATACTCCCCTAACATGTGGAAATGAAACAAGCATAGCAGACCAATGTTGCTTTGAATACCCGGGAGGTATATTCTTACAGTCtcaattttggaattatCTGCCGAGGAGGGCTGGTATGAATCAAACCGAGCTTGAGGATGAATTAGGCCCTCTGGAATCATTTACCATTCATGGATTATGGCCCGATGATTGTCATGGTAGTTATGAACAATTCTGtgattcttcattgtttattgatgatgtttattatttattgaaacaGTTTGGTGATGAAGGCGTTGAATTACTTGAGAAACTAGAAACTTATTGGAAAAGTAACAATGGGAACCATGAGTCGCTTTGGATTCATGAGTTCAATAAGCATGGTTCATGTATAAGAAACATAAGGCCCGAATGTTACGAGAGATGGGACAGTGGTAAGAAGgaaaccaaaaaatattactCGAGATTAGCTGTTTTCGATTACTTTAATATTACGTTTACCTTATTTGATAAGTTGAatacttttgaaatattggCTAGCAAAAATATTACACCTAGCATAGAAAGACAATACTCTAAGAAAGAGATCGAAGAAGCGTTAAAGACTGCATTCGGTGACCGGGAAgtttttattaattgtgATAATAGGAATgcattgaatgaaatttggtATTACCATTTATTAAACGGTACAATATTGAATGAAGATTTCGTTCCCATTGACTCTACTAGAAATATCAGATTCTCCAGATGTAAAGATGAGGGAATAAACTATTATCCTAAGGGATATATTCCCTCAAAAGGTGGAAAGCCACCTTCCAAATCTAAAACCCGTGGAATAATAAGACCTGAAATCATTAGTGAGGATAATGATCTGAATGAAAAGGGTTTCTTGATTAGAGACGGAAAGTGGATGATAAAGGGCACACCGGCAAATTTCGAGTTAATAGAAGCCacatttggaaattataTGCTGAAGTCACGTAATGGATATTGTGCTGTTGACTCTAATAGTGAATTAAGATGTGTTTACAAGGACAAAAAATATGCAAGTCAGTTCGATCTTCAATACAATGAATCAGAGAAATCCACATACGTTGGATATTCTGGACAATTCGAATGGGGGACATCAACAAAACCGTCAGGCCGTACTAGAAAACCTGTGTTTATGTGGAAGGGCAATAGTGATGGATCATTAAATGTAAAGATAAATCTTAAATTTGTTGAGCTATGA
- the NCAS0C01410 gene encoding uncharacterized protein (ancestral locus Anc_8.622), translated as MSNKEYLYGSLHDNTERDDTLERLKNECDGYMKRIDNDILEVPKSVRNNSKNRGLDVPEQEYPSAIRNKPSYDRDYERQSRFNPSSRLSSTATYVEAGPVRPKSDPKPAMGPNSFDFKLMMNEIDKMKRILLEQQDQIKYLTENLSVEKNKNYNLKLDMEAQRAENFKLEASNGKLENRLNRLEMITNDLRKNTYSMTASPSISPIRKNNIPGSWATEPADSQRYSQSLFSSKPNSRSTYDVNGINRQPSWMNRPTGGSYRTSSNTFPRTRPFLDSYYPRNDNIRIDNPREESTEALLAKLP; from the coding sequence ATGtcaaataaagaatatttataCGGGTCATTGCATGATAATACAGAAAGAGATGATACACTAGAAAGACTGAAAAATGAATGTGATGGCTATATGAAGAGAATTGACAATGATATACTCGAGGTTCCTAAGAGCGTGCGTAATAATAGTAAGAACAGGGGTTTGGATGTTCCAGAGCAGGAATATCCGTCTGCAATTAGAAACAAACCTAGCTATGATAGGGATTATGAACGTCAATCAAGATTCAATCCATCTTCAAGACTATCTTCTACAGCAACCTATGTGGAGGCAGGACCTGTCAGACCAAAATCAGATCCAAAACCAGCCATGGGACCCAACTCCTTTGATTTtaaattgatgatgaatgaaattgataagatgaagagaattCTCTTAGAACAACAAGATCAAATTAAATACTTGACTGAAAACCTTAGTGTggagaaaaataaaaactaTAACTTAAAATTAGATATGGAAGCACAAAGGGCTGAAAACTTTAAATTGGAAGCTTCAAATggtaaattggaaaatagaCTGAATCGATTGGAGATGATAACAAATGACTTAAGAAAAAATACGTATTCCATGACTGCCTCTCCCAGCATATCCCCAATTcgtaaaaataatattccagGAAGTTGGGCAACAGAACCTGCAGATTCTCAGAGATATTCTCAATCGTTGTTCTCTTCTAAACCCAATAGCAGATCAACATATGATGTAAACGGAATAAATCGCCAACCATCATGGATGAATAGACCAACAGGTGGCTCTTATAGAACATCATCAAATACCTTTCCACGTACCCGACCTTTCTTGGACTCATATTATCCGCGTAACGACAATATAAGAATAGATAATCCTAGAGAGGAAAGCACTGAAGCTCTGTTGGCAAAATTACCATGa